A region of the Myxococcus stipitatus DSM 14675 genome:
CCACGATGCTCGCGCAGCGCATCGGGACGGGCGGTGGGCGCACGGAGACGGCGCGCATCCTCTTGTCGGGTGTGGCGGTGAGCGCGGGAGCGGCGGCGGGCATTGGCCTGCTCATGCAGGTGGCGACGGACGCACAGCTTCGCACCATCACCTTCTGGACGTGGGGCAGTCTGGCGGGCTCCTCGTGGAGCGTGGTGGGGGCGTCGGCGGCTCCGCTCGCGGTGGCGCTGTGGCTGCTCTTGCGCGAGGCACGCACGCTGAATCTGTTGCTCCTCGGAGAGCGCGAGGCGTGGCACCTGGGCGTGGATGTGGAGCGGCTCAAGCGCCGGCTCATCCTCGCGGCGGCGCTGGGCGTTGGAGCGGCGGTGTCCGTCACGGGCATCATCGGCTTCGTGGGGTTGTTGGTGCCCGCGCTGTTGCGGCTGGCGCTGGGGCCCGACCATCGACGATTGATGGGCGCTTCCGCGCTGCTGGGCTCGACGCTGCTGGTGGTGGCGGACACGCTGTCGCGTACGGCGGCGGACCCGGCGGAGTTGCCCGTGGGCGCGCTGACGTCCGTGTTGGGGGTGCCGGTCTTCGTCGCGCTCCTGGCGCGCGGTAAGGGGGCGGTATGAGCCTCCAGGCACGGGGCATCGAAGTGTGGCGGGGCCGAGGGTGCGCCTTGGGCCCCCTGTCCCTGGAGTTGGTCCCTGGCGAGGTGCTCGCCGTCGTGGGGCCCAACGGTGCTGGCAAGTCCACGCTGTTGTCGGCGTTCTCGGGTGAGCTGCGCTGCGCGGTGGGCGAAGTCCTGCTGGATGGGCAGCCGCTGTTGAAGTGGCCGTCGCGCGAGCGTGCGCTGCGGTTGGGCGTGCTCCCACAGGAGTCGTCGCTGGGGTTTGGTTTCACGGTGCTGGAGGTGGCGCTCCTGGGCCGCAGTCCTCATGTGTCGCGAGGTGAGGGCAGCGCGGACATGGAGGTGGCGCTGGCTGCGCTGGATGTGATGGACATCCGGCATCTGGCGTCGCGGCCCTACACGGCGCTCTCGGGTGGAGAGCGGCAGCGTGCGCAGTTGGCGCGCGTGCTGGCGCAACTCTGGGATGCGCCGACGGATGGGCATCGCTATCTCTTGCTCGACGAACCGACGTCGAGTCTGGACCTGGCGCATCAACACCTGGTCCTGGAGGAGGCCACGCGTTTTGCTCGCAAGGGCGGCGCGGTGCTCGCGGTGCTTCACGACTTGAATCTCGCCGCGCGCTACGCGCATCGCATCGCGGTGCTCGCGGGAGGCAAGCTGGTGGAGCTGGGGCCTCCTTCTCAAGTCCTGCGTGCCGAGCTCATCGCCAGCACGTTTGGTCTGCAGGTCCAGGTGGTGCAGTGGCCAGACGTCGCGGGGCCGCTCGTCATCCCCTCGGGCCGTGCCTCGCCTCCTGCGTGAGCGGAGGTGGTGGGTGAAGTGGAAGCAGTCTTGAAGTGACTTCTCGCGGGGGTGTGCGGCGGACCCGGCCTCCCTCCAAGCAGCACCGTCGGGCGCCCGCCCCCGCGAGGAGTGTCTTCAACGAAGGTCCAGGCACACGCGTTGTCTGTTTCCGGCCCCAGCGGGCTGGCGAGCGGACAGAGGACTGCGCCGGGGCAGGGGACGCGATACATACGGGCTTCGCGCCGTCGAGGAGCCTCGTTGGAGACCGTTGCCCTGGTGTGGGTGTTGTTGTCCGCGTTCCTGCACGCGTCGTGGAACGCGATGCTCAAGAAGCATCCGCATCCCGAGGCCGGGGTGGTGGGTGTCATCACCGTGGCGATGGTGGGCGGAGGGCTCTGGGCATTCGGGATGAAGGGGGAGGCGTTCCCCACCACGCGAGGGCTCGCCTGGGCGCTGGCGGCGGGGGCGTGTGAGAGCGTCTATCTCGCGGCGTTGTCCCGGGCGCTGCATCGAGCACCGCTGGGCCTGGCGTACACGGTGTCGCGCGGTGGGGCGATGTTGCTGGTGTGGCCCGTGTCCGTGCTGCTGCTGGGGGAGCCGGTCTCCGCGTGGACGCTCACGGGGGCGGTGGTGCT
Encoded here:
- a CDS encoding FecCD family ABC transporter permease → MSASDVASTPVSASFPARAQARSAYSRPRPWWVLGTALAGAVLMSLAVGSVRVPLLGLVGSVLGALGVETGHRLEPMQEAVLLSIRLPRVVLGVLVGAVLATCGAALQALFRNPLVEPGLLGTSSGAALGAVTAIVMDVALSSRLGPFRILAVPGAAFIGALGATMLAQRIGTGGGRTETARILLSGVAVSAGAAAGIGLLMQVATDAQLRTITFWTWGSLAGSSWSVVGASAAPLAVALWLLLREARTLNLLLLGEREAWHLGVDVERLKRRLILAAALGVGAAVSVTGIIGFVGLLVPALLRLALGPDHRRLMGASALLGSTLLVVADTLSRTAADPAELPVGALTSVLGVPVFVALLARGKGAV
- a CDS encoding heme ABC transporter ATP-binding protein, which produces MSLQARGIEVWRGRGCALGPLSLELVPGEVLAVVGPNGAGKSTLLSAFSGELRCAVGEVLLDGQPLLKWPSRERALRLGVLPQESSLGFGFTVLEVALLGRSPHVSRGEGSADMEVALAALDVMDIRHLASRPYTALSGGERQRAQLARVLAQLWDAPTDGHRYLLLDEPTSSLDLAHQHLVLEEATRFARKGGAVLAVLHDLNLAARYAHRIAVLAGGKLVELGPPSQVLRAELIASTFGLQVQVVQWPDVAGPLVIPSGRASPPA